GGCAAGCAATTTAGATCAACTTCGTCGCAGTTGGCACATTTTAGCTTTCCAAGTTCCCGGCATCCCCGAATGGTTGATCCGGCAAAACTTGAAAGATTTTGTGCAAAATATTTTCCAGGGACAAGCTGTACGCAAAGGAGCTTTTAGCGCTGAGGAAACTAAGATTTATCAGACAGCTTTAGAAAAGCCCGGAGTGTTAGCAGCGGCGATGAATTATTATCAGCAAATGTTTCATCCGCAGCGACTTTGGCATTGGGGGCAGAAGTTAGAACCTGTGACAGTGCCTACTTTGGTGCTTTGGGGAGAAGAAGATGCGTTTTTGAGCCACACGCTTGTAGAAGGTTTAGATCGGTTAATTACGGCTCCGTTTAAGTTAAAATTAATCCCTAACTGCGGTCATTGGATTCAGCAGGAAGCGCCTCAAACGGTGAATCGAGAATTGCTGAGTTTTCTGAGAAATTCTTCTCGTTCTTTGGCTGTGACATAGCAGGTTTTAAACATTAGATATCTTGCAAAAGTAGGTATGTAGGGTGCGTCAGTAAAGAGTTTCTGGATGACCACAGAATTAAATCAGGCTGACGCACCCTACTATTTATGAGTAGACTTGCATTGCACTCATTCCACAATAATCAGGAAATTATCTGCGTTTATCCCTGTTCATCTGTCTTAAATCTGCGGTGACTGTATCAAGATCGGATTTATGCAAGAGCTCTAGTGTGTGTAGGGTGCGTCAGTAGAAAATTTCTGGATTACCAGAGAATTAAATCAGGCTGACGCACCCGTACTATCTAACTTATTCCGCCTCAAAAACAGGTATAAATCCCCGACACCAGCGTCAGGATAGATTCCAAAATTTTAGACCCTTCGACTTGCTTCGGCTACGCTCAGCACAAGTCGCTCAAGGCAACGCCCTAGTTCAAGTTCCCAGATTCATCTTTAGAATAAATCTAAAATCTAAAATCTAAAATCTAAAATCCTCTTATCAGTCCCAGAGC
This sequence is a window from Microcoleus sp. bin38.metabat.b11b12b14.051. Protein-coding genes within it:
- a CDS encoding alpha/beta hydrolase; the encoded protein is MKSLNSEQQHIFVETNNIRLHCVSQGEGELVILLHGFPEFWYSWRHQIPALARHFKVVVPDLRGYNDSDKPESGYDLDTLSADIRGLIDRLGYTKAHIVGHDCGGAIAWNLAQKFPENLNRLAILNAPHPQRFVPEMASNLDQLRRSWHILAFQVPGIPEWLIRQNLKDFVQNIFQGQAVRKGAFSAEETKIYQTALEKPGVLAAAMNYYQQMFHPQRLWHWGQKLEPVTVPTLVLWGEEDAFLSHTLVEGLDRLITAPFKLKLIPNCGHWIQQEAPQTVNRELLSFLRNSSRSLAVT